One genomic window of Pempheris klunzingeri isolate RE-2024b chromosome 12, fPemKlu1.hap1, whole genome shotgun sequence includes the following:
- the tbc1d12a gene encoding TBC1 domain family member 12: METTEENGGSFTVDLNENEEEGGRGGGGGGGRTAGHKSYIALKDHSAAVLAGVSGGQEAGKGHIYVTGNGRNVNRDASAPPPTHKREIMLDLVAEKYLPGRLDDSCVISGVCGDHGGLNGFTESFGQEELEGGGLGLEGTTTASCPAVLGGQISAEMRQHPAGESEGGTPDPDDVAPGEEATDGGAVTGCISASLPGDLLPCTGKPQRNCACSATAIPCPDVNMPNGDVDSPGYGGPEADVAYCKQTGGFSSPLLDQQLGLCDVDCEVVKVANGGLHIVNTTTATCDWPDSDYSPEIHADLGARQENRAGSGFCLRSQSDCSGAIVSQCSGEDAPAAAELPHFLDPSSQAPSQASPILGSSAKTSSPCPSTPSNMNGDSPLSEPNIREDEEDFSDLSLPVRPQSLRTNLNLAVSLSCDATPLSPDEDGCFYFGYEGYEEDLRNVLEAGRRQSAPDNLPDLTDQAHSSDAKLMPKRFGIADFFTRSLFSRKSKEPKALSHNATGWRLFGKTAAKEGDPTKGAVSTLSTPQEEQGTDSEVSSCSQPPPAAGRRKNLEFEPLSTTALILEDRPANLPAKSLEETQRHKIEYEEMVAGAKRRELKEAQRKKRQMKERHRQEDSISNAMVIWNTEILPHWDTMKGTRRVRELWWQGLPPSVRGRVWSLAIGNELNITPELYEIFLSRAKEKWRSYSETSSVNDSESDGGASLADRESSLDLIKLDISRTFPSLFIFQKGGPYHDLLHSVLGAYTCYRPDIGYVQGMSFIAAVLILNLEEAEAFITFANLLNKPCQMAFFRVDHDLMLKYFAAFEVFFEENLPRLFSHFQTNSLTPDLYLIDWIFTLYSKSLPLDVACRVWDVFCRDGEESLFRTGLGILRLFEEVLLQMDFIHIAQFLTRLPEDLQSHTLFAAMANTHMISRNRRWAQVFSALMKDGNKEMDKNTSPALRS, encoded by the exons ATGGAAACGACGGAGGAGAACGGAGGGTCGTTTACTGTCGACTTGAATGAGAAcgaagaagagggaggaagaggaggaggaggaggaggaggaaggacagcGGGTCACAAATCTTACATCGCACTCAAAGACCACAGCGCAGCGGTGTTAGCCGGTGTCAGCGGGGGTCAGGAAGCTGGGAAGGGTCATATTTATGTGACCGGTAAcgggaggaatgtaaacagagACGCCTCAGCACCGCCGCccacacacaagagggagatAATGTTGGATTTAGTGGCTGAGAAATACCTTCCCGGCCGGTTAGATGACAGCTGTGTGATTTCGGGTGTTTGCGGCGACCACGGCGGCCTGAACGGATTTACTGAGTCATTCggtcaggaggagctggaaggagGAGGGCTCGGCCTCGAGGGGACCACAACCGCTTCCTGCCCAGCTGTGCTCGGTGGTCAGATTTCGGCGGAGATGCGACAGCACCCTGCGGGGGAGAGCGAAGGGGGAACCCCGGATCCTGACGACGTTGCCCCGGGAGAAGAGGCGACTGACGGCGGCGCAGTCACCGGCTGTATCTCAGCGTCTCTCCCCGGTGATCTGCTGCCATGCACGGGGAAGCCCCAGCGGAACTGCGCTTGCAGCGCGACGGCCATCCCGTGTCCAGATGTAAACATGCCCAACGGGGATGTTGACAGTCCTGGGTACGGTGGTCCCGAAGCGGATGTCGCTTACTGTAAACAGACTGGGGGGTTTTCCAGCCCGCTGCTGGACCAGCAACTCGGTTTATGCGACGTGGACTGTGAGGTAGTGAAAGTAGCCAACGGTGGTTTACACATCGTGAACACCACTACAGCAACATGTGACTGGCCTGACTCGGACTATTCCCCCGAGATTCATGCCGACCTGGGGGCAAGGCAGGAAAATCGGGCCGGCTCGGGATTTTGTCTGAGGAGCCAAAGCGACTGCAGCGGTGCAATAGTTTCTCAGTGCTCGGGGGAGGATGCGCCAGCTGCGGCAGAGCTCCCTCACTTCCTGGACCCCTCGTCCCAGGCCCCGTCCCAGGCCTCCCCCATCCTGGGATCAAGTGCCAAAACGTCCTCACCCTGCCCGTCAACCCCTTCCAACATGAACGGTGACAGCCCCCTCTCTGAACCCAACAtcagggaggatgaggaggatttcaGTGACCTTAGTTTACCCGTCAGGCCGCAGAGTTTGAGGACTAACCTCAACCTTGCGGTGTCCCTCAGCTGTGATGCCACCCCGTTGTCCCCTGACGAGGAtgggtgcttttattttggatatGAGGGGTATGAGGAGGACTTGAGGAACGTTTTGGAAGCGGGGCGCAGGCAGAGCGCCCCGGACAACCTGCCAGACCTGACTGATCAGGCACACAGCTCAGACGCCAAGCTGATGCCAAAGAGATTCGGCATCGCTGATTTCTTCACCAG GAGCCTGTTTTCTAGGAAATCCAAAGAGCCCAAGGCGCtgtcccataatgcaacagGGTGGCGACTGTTTGGCAAGACAGCAGCCAAAGAGGGCGATCCAACAAAAGGCGCCGTCTCCACGTTGTCCACACCGCAG GAGGAACAGGGGACGGACTCAGAGGTGTCCTCGTGTTCTCAGCCCCCCCcggctgcagggaggaggaagaacctGGAGTTCGAGCCTCTTTCAACCACAGCTCTCATCCTGGAGGACCGGCCAGC GAACCTACCCGCCAAATCTCTGGAGGAAACTCAGAGGCACAAAATAGAGTACGAGGAGATGGTGGCAGGAGCGAAGAggagag AGCTGAAGGAAGCCCAGAGGAAGAAGCGTCAGATGAAGGAGAGACATCGACAGGAGGACAGCATCTCCAACGCCATGGTCATCTGGAACACAGAGATCCTGCCACACTGGGACACCAT gaaggGAACAAGGCGGGTCAGGGAGCTCTGGTGGCAGGGACTCCCACCTAGCGTCAGAGGAAGAGTGTGGAGCCTCGCCATCGGCAACGAGCTCAACATCACACCAG AGCTTTATGAGATCTTCCTGTCCAGAGCCAAAGAGAAGTGGAGGAGTTACAGTGAAACCAGCTCAGTGAACGACAGTGAGAGTG ACGGAGGGGCTTCTCTGGCTGACAGGGAGTCCAGTCTGGACCTCATCAAACTGGACATTTCCAGAaccttcccctccctcttcatcttccAGAAG ggGGGGCCCTATCATGACCTCCTCCACAGTGTCCTGGGGGCTTACACCTGCTACAGACCCGACATTGGCTAC GTCCAGGGCATGTCATTCATCGCTGCTGTGCTCATCCTCAACCTGGAGGAGGCAGAAGCCTTTATCACCTTCGCCAACCTGCTCAATAAGCCCTGTCAGATGGCCTTCTTCAGAGTGGACCACGATCtg aTGTTGAAGTATTTTGCAGCTTTTGAGGTTTTCTTTGAGGAGAATCTGCCTCGTCTCTTCAGCCACTTCCAAACCAACAgcctgacccctgacctctaCCTGATCGACTG GATCTTCACTCTGTACAGTAAGTCCCTCCCTCTGGACGTGGCGTGCCGGGTGTGGGATGTCTTCTGTCGGGACGGTGAGGAGAGTTTGTTTCGGACGGGGCTGGGCATCCTGCGTCTGTTTGAGGAAGTCCTGCTCCAGATGGACTTCATACACATTGCCCAGTTCCTAACCCGTCTGCCAGAGGACCTGCAGTCGCATACGCTGTTTGCCGccatggcaaacacacacatgatcagCAGAAACCGCCGCTGGGCTCAG gtgtttTCTGCACTAATGAAGGATGGAAACAAAGAGATGGACAAAAACACCAGCCCGGCCTTGAGAAGCTAA